A window of Rubricoccus marinus contains these coding sequences:
- a CDS encoding type I restriction enzyme HsdR N-terminal domain-containing protein — protein MSMQIREREGRREILDPVRRQWVALTPEEGVRQRLIALLFSLGYPAGLLAVEKKVEHLGRLWRADVVAYDRRQRPVLLAECKAPGLAIAQATFDQLARYNAVLGARALVATNGDALRTCVQDEGGLWRWVGGVPPFAALDAAP, from the coding sequence ATGAGCATGCAGATTCGAGAGCGCGAGGGCCGGCGCGAGATCCTGGACCCCGTGCGGCGCCAGTGGGTCGCGCTCACGCCCGAGGAGGGCGTGCGCCAGCGGCTGATTGCATTGCTGTTCTCGCTCGGCTATCCCGCCGGGCTTCTGGCCGTGGAGAAAAAGGTGGAGCACCTCGGTCGCCTCTGGCGCGCCGACGTGGTCGCCTACGACCGGCGCCAGAGGCCCGTGTTGCTGGCCGAGTGCAAGGCGCCGGGGCTCGCCATCGCTCAGGCCACGTTCGACCAACTCGCGCGGTACAACGCCGTTCTCGGGGCGCGCGCGCTTGTCGCCACCAACGGCGACGCGCTGCGCACCTGCGTCCAAGACGAAGGCGGCCTCTGGCGGTGGGTGGGCGGCGTGCCGCCGTTTGCGGCTCTCGACGCGGCACCGTAA